In Rattus norvegicus strain BN/NHsdMcwi chromosome 3, GRCr8, whole genome shotgun sequence, a genomic segment contains:
- the Pcif1l1 gene encoding putative uncharacterized protein FLJ40606 — MAATKETGRAAAPSGKRRRGLRHPASDSQTLARLAAGPWLPGVLTCSKRTRGDAATRSARPPVLPPPPRPPQRRCRHLVSRAGTLRCACVGTASEGPRHGRAAILSVAMLAGSPDRDCFLPPPPQLPIFRSFSVSLVVLKRRKSSFALLEM; from the coding sequence ATGGCGGCGACGAAGGAGACCGGGCGAGCGGCAGCCCCGAGCGGGAAGCGCCGGAGGGGCCTCCGCCATCCTGCTTCGGACTCCCAGACCCTGGCGCGGCTCGCAGCAGGACCATGGCTTCCTGGGGTTCTTACCTGCTCGAAGCGGACTCGAGGGGATGCGGCCACACGTTCTGCTCGACCGCCCGTTTTGCCGCCTCCGCCTCGCCCTCCCCAGCGCCGCTGCCGCCATCTTGTGTCCCGGGCCGGGACTCTGCGCTGCGCATGCGTTGGTACCGCCTCTGAAGGACCTCGCCACGGCCGCGCCGCCATCTTGAGTGTGGCAATGTTGGCTGGTTCCCCAGACCGTGAttgctttctccctccccctccccaactccccaTTTTCCGGTCCTTCTCTGTGTCCCTTGTGGTCCTCAAGAGGAGGAAAAGCAGCTTTGCTCTTCTTGAAATGTAG